The Ornithorhynchus anatinus isolate Pmale09 chromosome 1, mOrnAna1.pri.v4, whole genome shotgun sequence genome includes a window with the following:
- the ANKRD9 gene encoding ankyrin repeat domain-containing protein 9 has protein sequence MPWDVKRQSSGPGSRAQERAQKQCKKSSFAFYQAVRDLLPVWFLEDMRATEAFHWEEGGTASTYSPSEALLYALVHDHRPYAQYLLGKFAQRALAVPSPTFSCCQAPSPHLAMAVRYNRVHILCRILRAVRDLPSGERAGYLDRRGCGRVEGGQTSLHVACELARPECLFLLLGHGASPCPRDAAGHTPLDLVLQQLGRSSGAAPRDQLLLLDLLFLYVPHGFPCPMRPQLLENRRHWQTLVGEPKFQWLVGLAPPSLFSRAMQVLVRAISPRHFPEALDQLPLPAFLKPLDLKLKS, from the coding sequence atgcCCTGGGACGTGAAGAGGCAGAGCAGCGGCCCCGGCAGCCGCGCCCAGGAGCGGGCTCAGAAGCAGTGCAAGAAATCCTCCTTCGCCTTCTACCAGGCCGTGCGGGACCTGCTACCCGTCTGGTTCCTGGAGGACATGCGGGCCACGGAGGCCTTCCACTGGGAGGAGGGCGGCACGGCCAGCACCTACTCGCCCTCCGAGGCCCTGCTGTACGCCCTGGTCCACGACCACCGGCCCTACGCCCAGTACCTGCTGGGCAAGTTCGCCCAGCGGGCGCTGGCCGTGCCCAGCCCGACCTTCAGCTGCtgccaggccccctcccctcacctggcCATGGCCGTCCGCTACAACCGCGTCCACATCCTCTGCCGCATCCTCCGGGCCGTGCGGGACCTCCCGTCCGGCGAGCGGGCCGGCTACCTGGACCGCCGGGGCTGCGGCCGGGTGGAGGGCGGCCAGACGTCGCTGCACGTGGCCTGCGAGCTGGCCCGCCCCGAGTGCCTCTTCCTGCTGCTGGGCCACGGGGCCTCTCCCTGCCCGCGGGACGCGGCGGGCCACACGCCGCTCGACCTCGTGCTCCAGCAGCTCGGGCGGAGCTCGGGCGCGGCCCCCCGcgaccagctgctgctgctggacctGCTGTTCCTCTACGTGCCCCACGGCTTCCCCTGCCCCATGCGCCCGCAGCTGCTGGAGAACAGGCGCCACTGGCAGACCCTCGTCGGGGAGCCCAAGTTCCAGTGGCTCGTCGGCCTGGCGCCCCCGTCCCTCTTCTCCAGGGCCATGCAGGTCCTCGTCCGGGCCATCTCTCCCCGGCACTTCCCGGAGGCGTTGGACCAGCTGCCCCTGCCCGCCTTCCTCAAACCCCTGGACCTGAAACTGAAAAGCTAG